In Colletes latitarsis isolate SP2378_abdomen chromosome 12, iyColLati1, whole genome shotgun sequence, the sequence ctccgtttaaaaacacaaatttcatccctttgaagcacacccctatctccGATAGTTCCCGAGATATCCAACAAAGCATGTTTCGAACCCCAACTTTgggggctgatttcaaccccttagagtgaatattagcagccaCAAAAAAacacgtgtctaatagatttacgAGAACTACATAAccgcgaagtttcatcaaaatcggagattctcgggatggtcccttgcAAGTACACTTAGCATTAGAAATctttaacaattttaaaaatacaaaaatttcatcGACAAACAAAATAAACGAGTTTCATCTCTGCTTTATGGTCTATATTATCTGGGGTCAGCTTTAGTTATTAAAGTCAGGTTACGAAGCTTGCAAAATTTAAAGAATATCATTCTAGCGCCATTAGAATTGTTATTACTGTTCCAAGTGTTTATTTCCTGGGTGAATAGTTTCCAACGAGAATGGTAGAAATTGTGTGATGGATACTTGCCAGGAGAACCTAGTCTTCTTCTTCAGGGactctatgagcctgattgtaTGCGTGGAATTCCTGGCAGTCCCAGCGTCAGGCATCCTCTTGCGATGCCTTTTTCGGGGCTTTGGGCTGTCGGAAGTGAGTCTCTTGGGGTTCACAGAGGCTTTGCGGCCACTCATCAGGAATATAGACACGCTCTTCATCAGGGTGGTGCCTCCACGAAGGCTCAGCCCGCCCCCATCTTCAGCGCCGACGCCCACCGCGCTTCCGCGATCCATTCGAAGCTCTCCAGACATCTCCTCCACGagtaaatcgtcctaaaaaaattactaccatttgcaggggtcgattacaatcgtttttggtcattagacatacctccgaaatcctaccccatttcgagaaaaaaattcattactgaagatATGATGTCTGATTATGAATGAATGAATCCCctcaaatttcatgtgtttcaaatcgttctgaaaaaaatactgttacctgcaggggttaattgcaatcatttttggtggatagacataccctcgaaatcctagccaatttcgagaaaaaaattctagaagatgCGAAATTTtttgaaggaaaaaaaaaaatttgaatatcgttttggaaaaaatactgttatctgtgggggttgattgcaatcacttttggtcattacaaatatccctgaaatcctaccccctttcgagaaaaaaattcattactgaagatATGATGTCTGattatgaatgaatgattcccctgaagtttcatgtgtttcgaatcgttctgaaaaaaatactgttagctgcaggggttaattgcaatcatttttggtggatagacataccctcgaaatgctaaccaattttgagaaaaaaattctagaagatgCGAAATTTTTTgaagggaaaaaaaaaatttgaatatcgttttggaaaaattattttcatttgcagaggtcgattataattgcttttggtcattacaaatatccctgaaatcctaccccatttcgagaaaaaaattcattactgaagatATGATGTCTGattatgaatgaatgattcccctgaagtttcatgtgtttcgaatcgttctggaaaaaatactgttagctgcagggggcaattgcaatcatttttggtggatagacataccctcgaaatgctaaccaattttgagaaaaaaattctagaagatgCGAAATTTTTTgaagggaaaaaaaaaatttgaatatcgttttggaaaaattattttcatttgcagaggtcgattataattgcttttggtcattacaaatatccctgaaatcctaccgcatttcgagaaaaaaattcattactgaagatATGATGTCTGattatgaatgaatgattcccctgaagtttcatgtgtttcgaatcgttctgggaaaaatactgttagctgcagggggcaattgcaatcatttttggtgagtagacataccctcgaaatcctaaccattttcgagaaaaaaattctagaagatgCGAAATTTTttgaaggaaaaagaaaaatttgaatatcgttttggaaaaattatttttatttgcagaggtcgattataattgcttttggtcattacaaatatccctgaaatcctaccccatttcgagaaaaaaattcattactgaagatATGATGTCTGattatgaatgaatgattcccctgaagtttcatgtgtttcgaatcgttctggaaaaaatactgttagctgcaggggttaattgcaatcatttttggtgaatagacataccctcgaaatcctaatcattttcgagaaaaaaattcgagaaaatgcgaaattttttgaaggaaaaaaaaaaatttgaatatcgttttggaaaaaatactgttatctgtgggggttgattgcaatcatttttggtggatacacatacccccgaaatcctaaccattttcgagaaaaaaattctagaagatgtgaaatttttctacgggggggggaaaaaaaaattccaaatcgttttgaaaaaatactgttatctgtgggggttgattgcaatcatttttggtcattacaaatatcctcgaaatcctacccattttcgagaaaaaaattcctaaatgaaaatataacgtCTGATTATGAATGAATGAATCCCCTGAAGTTTcaagtgtttcaaatcgttctgaaaaaaatactgttacctgcaggggttaattgcaatcatttttggtcattagacatacccccgaaatcctagccattttcgagaaaaaaattctagaagatgtgaaatttttctacgggggggaaaaaaaaatttcaaatcgttttgaaaaaaatactattatcTGTGGGGgttgattgcaatcatttttggtcattacaaatatccctgaaatcctaccccatttcgagaaaaaaattaattactgaaattataacgtctgatcatgaatgaatgaatcCCCTTCGCTTCCAAGACGCTTCCATTTCATTCTAATTATAGCAAACGAGACCATAAGAGAGATTGATCGCGTTAAGACGATAGAAGCTATGGTTACGGATCGATTGATCAATAGCACGAAACGATACATCGTTTTTGAACCGATCTCTCCATCCCTTGTTGAATTACCTACCCTTCACGCGATTCGATCGATGAATACTGAATTGAATTGGACAATAAATGCAAATTGAGCGACGTTAGGCGTATTACTGGATCATttacaaaatttgaaattaGTTTCGATTTTAGAAAATTGTCATTCATCCCCTTTGGacctaaatttttatttttcgagcTTTTCAACACAATTTTTTTCACGTTAAACGAATTTTAATCCTTCCATTACTAAAAAATCCGacgaaaaaatattcgtttttatgttttcattatttttgcgtatttaaggaatttttttctcgaaattgggggggatttcgggggtatgtctaatgaccaaaaatgattgtcatcaCCCCCtctaacagaaaatatttttttcagatcgatttgaaacacgtgaaacattaggggaatcattcattcatgatcagacattatattttcatttaggaatttttttctcgaaattgggcaggatttcgggggtatgtgtaatgaccaaaaatgattgtcatcaCCCCCtctaacagaaaatatttttttcagatcgatttgaaacacgtgaaacATTAGGGGATTCTTTcagtcatgatcagacattatattttcatttaggaatttttttctcgaaattgggcaggatttcggggatatgtctaatgaccaaaagtgattgtaatcaccCCTTCTAacagaatatatttttttcagatcgatttgaaacacgtgaaacATTAGGGGAATCAttaattcatgatcagacattatatttccattcaggaatttttttctcgaaattgggcaggatttcgggggtatgtctaatgaccaaaagtgattataatcaacccctgcaagcgaaaataatttttccaaaacgatttcaaattttttttcccccccgtcgaaaaatttcacactttctagaatttttttctcgaaattgagtagaatttcaggggtatgtctaatgaccaaaaataattgtaatcaacccctgcaactaacaatatttttttcagaacgattcgaaacacaTGAAACTTGAGGGGAATCATTAATTCataatcagacattatatttccattcaggaatttttttctcgaaaacgcgcagaatttcgggggtatctctaatgaccaaaagtgattgcaatcaccccctgcaactaaaaatattttttccagaacgattagaaatttttttataattttcaaacgaagcctcaaattaaaaaattgatattcttgattttggttttattttggcctctaaaatcctcaATGAATCTACCTATAATCTATGAATCTTCTTAAATCGTCTACCATTGTCACTTTCTAGCGATTTTGAGCTCGTTTTGCAATTAAAAACAACCAAAACAAACATCAAAACAGTcttgtttttatttattattctacATTCCACCTAAGCTATTTCAATTTTACGATTATTCCCGAATTAACAATAAACTCACCCGTAACCTGAAGCAAACGTGATGGTTCCTTTCTCGTCGCCAACGGTTATGGAATCGATCAAACTTCCCAAACAAGCGTAGAAACAATTTTCCAAGAGAATTTCATCCTTTATGGCGCAATATTTAACTTCTCGATCTTCTGCGTCGATAAACTCAAACTAGAACAAGGATTCCCACGATTTTCATCATTCTAATACACTTATCCCTCGAAATACAGCTGTTTTCACACTCAGAAAACGAAAGAAATATCAAAAaacaacaaaaataataaaaaactgtATATTTCATGTTATGAGACCCAAAATTGTCAACACAAATCGTATTTCACCtatttcgaaagcaagaaagagaGACTCACATTCTCAAAGCACCTAAAATGGAATTTTCTAGTCTTAAAAAGCGATGAAAAACAAATAAACAAATTATTCACTGATTAGTTTAAGGAATAAAACATATTGGGGGCGAATAAGTCGAAGAAAAACAGtggtaataaataatttattcattTCACTTGCGAACAAttacagaaaaattaaatagtatcaaaatttattatacaaaaaCACAAATGTGGAATTATCGTACAGGGTGTGAGCAGTCGAATTAAACATTGCAACTGGCCTTTGTTGTCGCTCGATTATCATCGTCCATATCCAGTGCTCCtgcaaagaaaataaataaaaactctGTCCACATTCAAAAgtgtaaattatttataacttaTAATATACAAAATGAGCTAAATTTACCAtgtaaattaattctcaaatcaattattataaatagaatGTTTTCATACGAGAATTGTATCTCATTGATATGTACCAAAATTCTGTTTAAATAGAGCAAGATGGCTCTGAGAGTTTGATGAGGAAATAGAGGAGAGATTAGGTTAAAATTGGTTGTATTTGGGTGTCGAGAAGCAGTTGGAAGTTTGAATTTTACCCAGCTTTGGCGCTGGCGAACGCAGCGCTGCCGAATGGTGTGTTGATGGCGCCAGCGTGGGCGGAGCTTCCAGAGTAGCCACCGCCATAGCCACTGGGTCTGTAGCCACCGTAGCCACTAGGTCGGTAGCCACCGTAGCCACTCGGGCCATATCCACCGTGACCACCGTGACCATAGCCACCGTAGCCACCGATAAACCCGCCGTGCCTAAAGTGGCCTGGATCCGGCGACGCTTCTCGCGCCATCCTCGCCAAAATGGCCCCTAAAATTAACCAACACGAATCTTAATCGAACCGACTCACTCTTCTCCATTTGCTGACTCGATTTAAATCCAATATACAACttaattttctgtaaaattCAAAATATACTCCAGGTtcctttttattttcaattattcttTTTACAGAATTTTGCTCGACTTTCTTACGTGAAATTTTGTGAGATTCCCTTTGAGATTTATTTAAAGAATCTTCAGAAGtgttatgaaattttaatttgaaactTTCGTGATGTTGAAACTTTTTGGGAAGCTTCTATTTGAACTCGAAATTGTTTTTTTAAGGAATATTTTAAACCTGTTCGTTAATTTGATGTTAGGGGTCTGTAGAATTATTTACCGGGTGTTTTTTAAATTACCTGTTCGTTAATTTGATGTTAGGGGTCTGTAGAATTATGTACCGGGTGTTTTTTAAATTACGTATCATTGGTTTTGGTATTTTAAGTCGCTGAAAAGGATTGTGAAAGTAAATATTGAAAGAGAAAGAGATAGTGAACGCCTCAGAAGATGAAGAATTCATGGAAATCGACCTTCGAAAGATTCGAAGAGGTCGAGAGACAATTTGTGCTGGTTTGTTAAGAGATTGTTGTGAGAATAAATTAGCACCGACGTGGAAGATGCTAAATACTCCATTTAAAATGAAACCAGAGTTGAAAATGATGAAATTGGAGATTATTTAATATTGGAAGTTGTGATTTTAATTAGTTAGAGCATTTGGAAATTTAAGAAACTCgctaatttttataattatattttttggatATTGTAAAATGGTCTGAGTTAGTTTTAGTTTTTAGAAAAGTTAAGAAATATTATGTTAGTTTCACTTGTACTAATCTGTGAGGATTATGTTTCATGTTGACCACAACTGTGGTTAAAAAATTtgataatttaattgttattttttgttaaccacgatagcaaatgtttaaaatatcgtaacttctgaacggattggacgattttaatgtttgaaaaagcaatcaacgcgtattttagtggagaatatgtagaaattttaaaaatatccgaaaagttgattcttgacactgtaaaatgagaaaaaccactaaaaaaatggtccaattttcaaatagccataatttctataatagtgagtatatttgagtgaaacttttttctgaagcagagctcacgggtacctacaaaaaagtattagacaacttttctgtagggcgtcaaataaaattatgaaaaataaaaaacgaatttttaagaagaacttAAAGGGGATGGACTGTCTAAATTtcttggcgaaattaaaaaatttcaaatcatattaaaaaaattatatttagttacaggggtcaaatacaatcatttttggttatttaacatagcctcgaaatcctaaccatttttgagaaaaaaattccagaaggtgtgaaatttttcaagaaaataaaaaaattttaaatcgttctaaaaaaattatttttgattgcagggatcaattataataatttttggtcaatagatatacccccgaaatcctaaccattttcgagaaaaaaattcctaaatgaaaatataatttcagtaccccagaaatttcattcgaatctttaaaaaatcataacttcagaacggattggacgattttaatgttcgaaaagccaaacgacgcgtattttagtggagaatatatagaaattttaaaggtattagaaaagttgctccttgacaccataaaatgcgaaaaacccccaaaaaatggtccaattttcaaacagccataactcctataatagtgaatgtatttcaatgaaacttttttctaaactaGAGCCcacaggtacctacaaaaaagtattagacaatttttctgtaggacgtcaaataaaattatcaaaaatgaaaaactaatttttaagcagAATctacagggagtaggtgcctcaATTATTGGgtggaattgaaaaatttcaaatcgttttgcaaaaattacttttggttgagggggttaattagaatcatttttggtcattatgcatatcctcaaaatcctacccattttcgagaaaaaaattcgagaaagtactgaaatttttagatgaaattaaaaaatttcaaatcatattaaaaaaattatatttagttagaggggtcaaattcaatcatttttggtcattatacatacccctgaaatcctacgcattttcgagaaaaaaattgtttaccaaaaatataattgcaagcccagaaatggtaccctgaaatttcattaaaaaatctttaaaacgtcataactcccgaacggattggacgattttaatgtttaaaaaagcaaacgaagcgtattttagtgtagaatatgtaaaaattctaaaaatatgcgaaaaattaattcttgacctcgcaaaatgagagaaactccaaaaaagtggtccaattttcaaacagccataatttctataatagtgaatatatttcaatgaaacttttttctaaactaGAGCCcacaggtacctacaaaaaagtattagacaaagtttctgtagggcgtgaaacaaaattactaaaaatgaaaaacgaattttcaagaaaaatcgacagggggtaggtgtttcaatttttcggtgaaaaaaaaaaattcaaatcattctaaaaaaaatattgtctattgcaagggtcaattacaatcatttttggtcatcacacatacccccaaaatcctattcattttcaagaaaaaaattcgagaagattccTAAATTATTCgactgaaaaaaaaatttttcaaatcgttctaaaaaaaatactgtctattgcaagggtcaattacaatcacttttggtgattatacatatcctcgaaatcctactcagtttcgagaaaaaaattcctaaatgaaaatctaatgtctgatcGTGAATGAATGATTTTCCTCAAATTTCAagtgtttcaaatcattttaaaaaaaatatgtccATTTACtagaatcaattacaatcatttttggtcatcacacatacccccaaaatcctactcattttcaagaaaaaaattcaagaagattcCAAAATAATTcaactgaaaaaaaaaatttttgaaatcattctaaaaaaaatacctcCATTTAGAAGAAtcaattacactcatttttggtcattacagatacccccaaaatcctactcattttcaagaaaaaaattcaagaagattcCTAAATTATTCgactggaaaaaaaatttttcaaatcgttctaaaaaaaatactgtctattgcaagggtcaattacaatcacttttggtcattatacatatcctcgaaatcctactcattttcaagaaaaaaattcccaaataaaaatataatgtctgatcacgaATGAATGATTCTCCTCAAATTTCAagggtttcaaatcattttaaaaaaaatatttccatttactagaatcaattacaatcatttttggtcatcacacatacctccaaaatcctactcatttccaagaaaaaaattcaagaagattcCTAAATAATTcaactgaaaaaaaaaatttttcaaatcattctaaaaaaaatattgtctattgcaagggtcaattacaatactttttggtcatcacacctacccccaaaatcccactcacttccaagaaaaaaattcccaaaaaaaaaagataattccataccaaaaaatgtctgcccaaattttcattgCAAATCTTCAAAATCTCACAACTTCTACACAAAAATATCGAATCTCCCAGCATATTTACCTTTTTCTGGAGCAGCAGGGTATCCCAGGGCCGTAGCCAGGGCCGTAGCCAGCAGAATCAGGGCGATCTTCATGATTCTCGAGCACAGTCACGAAGTTCCTACGAGGCTCGAATGCGAAATGACGACGAGGAAATCGCCATTGgcggtctttatataggaaccgTGGCCGCTCCAAGAGTTCTGGGATATCCCAGCGCATTTACACAGCTTCGAAACGGCCACACTTCGCGAGAAATGCTCGCATCTCATTAGCACTGGCGAGCCTCCTCCTTCCGAAGGTGATCAAGCAGCTTCCTGACTCACGAAAACCCGCCATTCCTCCATTtttactccataatattcctccAAAATCTTTCCATTACACTTCCCACGTCTCTTTTGCCCACATTTCCCATTTTATTCCTCGATTACTTCCTCCATTTTAGCTTGGACCAACTTAACCTTCAAATGACTCCATTTTGAATCGTTTGGGTGCACAGACACgagcaaaattatatttattattaatagtgTTGTTCTTTGGGGCGTTTCTCATTTTCTAAagctaatttttattttgtttgtttataatGAAAAGTGACTCCATTTGCAGATGCTCGAAACGATAAATATTATTGCATTCGACGTTTTGTAAATCACAGAAAATTAATATCGAGGAATATTGTTCGACTGAATTTGTGGAGCTTCtttaaatcaattttattttccattgcataattattttgtttaatcattaagcaaatatttttattttctaatcTCTACTGTCTTTGAAAATAATCTAATATTATCAAACAACAAATCTAAAAGAAATCTCaagaattaatatttcattcgttattcgaaacttttatttaaataatcgttttatttttgcctCGAATGAATTTATAAATGGCTTACATTTCAGTCTGTAAACTTTCTTAATACTGATATTTATTTCTCTGTAAATATTCTTTAAAAGTAAAAATGTTTATTGAGAAAATTGAAGATTGAAATAttgttttcgaataaatttataAGTGGTTTATATTCCAGTCTGTAAATTGTTTAATATTGATATTTCTTTGAAATGTTTATTGAGAAAATTGAAGATTGAAATAttgttttcgaataaatttataAGTGGTTTATATTGCAGTCTGTAAATTGTTTAATATTGATGTTTCTTTGAAATGTTTATTGAGAAAATTGAAGATTGAAATATTGTTTTCTGAATAAAAAATTGAAGACGAATGGTAAATGATTTTATTTCACCTTTGTCAACGAAATTATGACGCAACGATGAATTTATTCGTATAATATTGGAGATTTGTTGTGAAATTAGATGCTGGGTACTGAATGTCAAGGATTTATTTCGAGGAAATATAGAAACTGTAGTTATATCTGTCTAGATTAATAACATTCCAACAGCGTTTAGTCACTTGCATAAATTCGAagaagaaatattaattttgtggACGTATTATGTCGACTCATATGTTTGTGGAGAGTTTTGTGGAAATTGAAACAGTATTTTATGTATAATGAAGTTTTATTAATTGTGGATTTtataaatcgttctgggaaaaattgtttttgtttggaggggtcaattgcaagtatttttggtgaatacacttaTTGGAGAATTCGtaaccattttttaaataaaaattcgagaaggttgtgaaatttttagtcggaattgaaaaatttttaatcgttttggaaaaattgtttttggttggaggggtcaattgcaagcatttttggtgaatacacttaTTGAAGAATtcgtaaccatttttgagaaaaaaattcgagaaggttgtgaaatttttagtcggaattgaaaaattttttatcgttctgggaaaaattgtttttggttggagggg encodes:
- the LOC143348911 gene encoding uncharacterized protein LOC143348911, with amino-acid sequence MKIALILLATALATALGYPAAPEKGAILARMAREASPDPGHFRHGGFIGGYGGYGHGGHGGYGPSGYGGYRPSGYGGYRPSGYGGGYSGSSAHAGAINTPFGSAAFASAKAGSTGYGR